One part of the Halobacteria archaeon AArc-dxtr1 genome encodes these proteins:
- a CDS encoding zinc ABC transporter substrate-binding protein: MNYSRRSLLQTGAGAMALGAVAGCLDSPFGEETPDSGYAAFFALWDWAEEISGDAMEFENPVPTGRMGHGWEPEGDLQRNIADAGIFLYLDTPEFSWAQDAATSLEADYDHVEIVDAMAGLEHHLIPMGRGNGDREADDDHDFDPDTVEVGGLDLYDGRTDEEIAYWHGDHWHGNLPETLRDESSRVVPVFEDADGNVLPLGEDEQFQVDAYIVDGAAEVVEIDARGDHLVFEATEEGRTRVVIELVADGDVIWDTSNDNITLDVVEELEDSEAPQSPDPHVWVDPVIAQDVVETIAAALADIDPDNADTYEENAADYVERLATVDEELEAVAADAESDIAVFAGHDSFQYVEHRYDFELHTPTGVSADEDVSASDITDMMDVVSENDLDTILYDPFEDTDGGSYPPMVEVLLEDTDATEAAPLTPVEGTTEEWDENDWGWIEQMEEVNIPSLRQALRAD, encoded by the coding sequence ATGAATTACTCACGCCGTTCACTACTCCAGACCGGCGCCGGTGCGATGGCACTCGGCGCAGTCGCCGGCTGCCTCGACAGCCCCTTTGGTGAGGAAACGCCTGACAGCGGCTACGCCGCGTTCTTTGCGCTATGGGATTGGGCCGAAGAAATCTCTGGCGACGCCATGGAGTTCGAGAATCCGGTTCCGACCGGTCGAATGGGACACGGTTGGGAGCCCGAAGGCGACTTACAGCGAAACATCGCCGACGCCGGCATCTTCCTCTACCTCGATACGCCGGAGTTTAGCTGGGCACAGGACGCCGCTACCTCGCTCGAAGCCGACTACGACCACGTCGAGATCGTCGACGCGATGGCCGGCCTCGAGCACCATCTGATACCGATGGGGCGTGGAAACGGCGACCGCGAGGCGGACGACGACCACGACTTCGACCCGGACACCGTAGAGGTCGGTGGGCTCGACCTTTATGACGGACGCACCGACGAGGAAATCGCCTACTGGCACGGCGACCACTGGCACGGAAATCTACCCGAGACGCTTCGTGACGAGTCTTCCCGCGTCGTTCCCGTCTTCGAAGATGCAGATGGGAACGTGCTTCCGCTGGGCGAGGACGAACAGTTCCAGGTCGACGCCTACATCGTCGACGGCGCGGCCGAGGTCGTCGAGATCGACGCCCGGGGCGACCATCTCGTCTTCGAGGCAACCGAAGAGGGGCGAACGCGAGTCGTCATCGAACTCGTCGCAGACGGCGACGTGATCTGGGATACCAGCAACGACAACATCACGCTCGACGTCGTCGAAGAACTCGAGGACAGCGAGGCTCCACAGTCCCCGGATCCACACGTCTGGGTCGACCCGGTCATCGCTCAGGACGTCGTCGAGACGATCGCAGCGGCGCTCGCCGACATCGATCCCGACAACGCCGACACGTACGAGGAAAACGCAGCAGATTACGTCGAGCGACTCGCGACCGTCGACGAGGAACTCGAAGCGGTTGCGGCCGACGCCGAGTCGGATATTGCTGTCTTCGCCGGCCACGACTCCTTCCAGTACGTCGAACACCGGTACGACTTCGAACTCCACACCCCGACGGGAGTCTCTGCGGACGAGGACGTTTCCGCTTCCGATATCACCGACATGATGGATGTCGTCTCCGAGAACGACCTCGATACGATCCTCTACGATCCGTTCGAGGATACCGACGGCGGCAGCTATCCGCCGATGGTCGAGGTGTTGCTCGAGGATACCGATGCGACCGAAGCCGCGCCGCTGACACCGGTCGAGGGAACGACCGAGGAATGGGACGAAAACGACTGGGGCTGGATCGAGCAGATGGAAGAAGTCAATATCCCGTCGCTCCGGCAGGCGCTG